One Pectinophora gossypiella chromosome 9, ilPecGoss1.1, whole genome shotgun sequence genomic region harbors:
- the LOC126369402 gene encoding tropomodulin-1 isoform X5, producing MTTEVFGPWNNDNDNDDDVEVEETVVEESITTTTTKTSRVPTLRKSSTTKTTTMTTPAKLYGRELSSYDEVDVDELLAKLSQEELQALAKEVDPDDNFLPPSQRNNYDCEKDPTGPLNRKKLIEHINKQALETPDRPEVKPFVAGVIRGKKWIPPPPAQKLTEAEEQISIDLGDEYEQALTGASQEEIIDLAAILGFHSMMNQDQYHASLLNKGQPVGLGWDGITKATKQKVFPMDPPNDTDPDDTVKRVQDNDQKLTDLNWNNIKNISDEKFEKLFEALKTNTHLEVLCLVNVGLTDRSAALLATALEANSTLRVVNVETNFISPAGVVQLVKALLVMKTVEEFRASNQRSQVLGNKIEMEITSLVEQNPTLLRLGLHLEYSDARHRVASHLQRNIDRNCRVQKRASASLSLRLPRGRPPPVALDNSFFNLTPPSAEAITPTKEETVEATLKIESPAPTGPVERVTPVEEEKQKEKEGERFVRGSLPDTSIEPHSGEGSVEPHDNL from the exons AAGTCGTCGACGACCAAAACGACGACGATGACGACGCCGGCCAAGTTGTACGGCCGGGAGCTGTCCTCCTACGATGAGGTGGATGTGGACGAACTGCTGGCCAAGCTGTCGCAGGAGGAACTACAAGCACTAGCCAAAGAAGTTGATCCAGAT GACAATTTCTTACCCCCGTCGCAACGTAACAACTATGACTGCGAGAAGGACCCCACAGGCCCCCTGAACCGCAAGAAGTTGATCGAGCACATCAATAAACAGGCCCTCGAGACCCCCGACCGGCCCGAGGTCAAACCCTTCGTGGCTGGTGTCATTAGAGGGAAGAAG TGGATCCCACCGCCGCCGGCGCAGAAGTTGACGGAGGCGGAGGAACAGATCAGTATCGACCTTGGCGATGAGTATGAGCAGGCGCTCACAGGGGCTTCGCAGGAGGAGATCATCGATCTAGCCG CTATCCTGGGCTTCCACTCGATGATGAACCAGGACCAGTACCACGCGTCGCTGCTCAACAAGGGGCAGCCCGTCGGCCTCGGCTGGGACGGCATCACTAAGGCCACCAAACAAAAG GTATTCCCAATGGACCCGCCCAACGACACGGACCCCGACGACACGGTGAAACGGGTACAGGACAACGACCAGAAACTCACTGATCTCAATTGGAATAATATTAag AACATAAGCGACGAAAAGTTCGAGAAGTTGTTCGAGGCGTTGAAAACCAACACGCACCTAGAAGTCCTGTGCCTAGTGAACGTGGGCCTCACAGACCGCAGTGCGGCGCTCCTGGCGACCGCACTCGAAGCCAACTCCACACTACGGGTGGTCAACGTTGAGACCAACTTCATCAGTCCAGCTGGGGTCGTGCAGCTGGTCAAGGCACTGCTCGTCATGAAGACTGTTGAAGAGTTCCGCGCTTCTAACCAG CGGTCACAAGTGCTGGGCAACAAGATCGAGATGGAGATCACGTCGTTGGTGGAGCAGAACCCGACGCTGCTGCGGCTCGGGCTGCACCTCGAGTACTCGGACGCGCGCCACCGCGTCGCCAGCCACCTGCAGCGGAACATCGACAGGA ATTGCCGCGTACAGAAGCGCGCGAGTGCCTCCCTCAGTCTTCGCTTGCCACGCGGCCGCCCGCCTCCAGTTGCGCTCGACAACTCCTTCTTCAACCTTACACCACCTAGCGCCGAAGCGATCACTCCTACTAAAGAAGAGACGGTTGAAGCCACGCTGAAGATTGAATCACCCGCTCCCACGGGGCCGGTAGAAAGAGTCACACCAGTAGAAGAAGAAAAGCAGAAAGAGAAAGAGGGAGAGCGGTTCGTGAGGGGGTCTTTACCGGATACAAGCATCGAGCCGCATTC cgGAGAGGGGAGCGTAGAACCTCATGATAATTTGTAG
- the LOC126369402 gene encoding tropomodulin-1 isoform X4 produces the protein MTTPAKLYGRELSSYDEVDVDELLAKLSQEELQALAKEVDPDDNFLPPSQRNNYDCEKDPTGPLNRKKLIEHINKQALETPDRPEVKPFVAGVIRGKKWIPPPPAQKLTEAEEQISIDLGDEYEQALTGASQEEIIDLAAILGFHSMMNQDQYHASLLNKGQPVGLGWDGITKATKQKVFPMDPPNDTDPDDTVKRVQDNDQKLTDLNWNNIKNISDEKFEKLFEALKTNTHLEVLCLVNVGLTDRSAALLATALEANSTLRVVNVETNFISPAGVVQLVKALLVMKTVEEFRASNQRSQVLGNKIEMEITSLVEQNPTLLRLGLHLEYSDARHRVASHLQRNIDRIRKDLTLRLKFRFFNNLPKGARSQ, from the exons ATGACGACGCCGGCCAAGTTGTACGGCCGGGAGCTGTCCTCCTACGATGAGGTGGATGTGGACGAACTGCTGGCCAAGCTGTCGCAGGAGGAACTACAAGCACTAGCCAAAGAAGTTGATCCAGAT GACAATTTCTTACCCCCGTCGCAACGTAACAACTATGACTGCGAGAAGGACCCCACAGGCCCCCTGAACCGCAAGAAGTTGATCGAGCACATCAATAAACAGGCCCTCGAGACCCCCGACCGGCCCGAGGTCAAACCCTTCGTGGCTGGTGTCATTAGAGGGAAGAAG TGGATCCCACCGCCGCCGGCGCAGAAGTTGACGGAGGCGGAGGAACAGATCAGTATCGACCTTGGCGATGAGTATGAGCAGGCGCTCACAGGGGCTTCGCAGGAGGAGATCATCGATCTAGCCG CTATCCTGGGCTTCCACTCGATGATGAACCAGGACCAGTACCACGCGTCGCTGCTCAACAAGGGGCAGCCCGTCGGCCTCGGCTGGGACGGCATCACTAAGGCCACCAAACAAAAG GTATTCCCAATGGACCCGCCCAACGACACGGACCCCGACGACACGGTGAAACGGGTACAGGACAACGACCAGAAACTCACTGATCTCAATTGGAATAATATTAag AACATAAGCGACGAAAAGTTCGAGAAGTTGTTCGAGGCGTTGAAAACCAACACGCACCTAGAAGTCCTGTGCCTAGTGAACGTGGGCCTCACAGACCGCAGTGCGGCGCTCCTGGCGACCGCACTCGAAGCCAACTCCACACTACGGGTGGTCAACGTTGAGACCAACTTCATCAGTCCAGCTGGGGTCGTGCAGCTGGTCAAGGCACTGCTCGTCATGAAGACTGTTGAAGAGTTCCGCGCTTCTAACCAG CGGTCACAAGTGCTGGGCAACAAGATCGAGATGGAGATCACGTCGTTGGTGGAGCAGAACCCGACGCTGCTGCGGCTCGGGCTGCACCTCGAGTACTCGGACGCGCGCCACCGCGTCGCCAGCCACCTGCAGCGGAACATCGACAGGA TACGGAAAGACCTGACTCTACGACTGAAGTTCAGGTTTTTTAACAACCTGCCAAAGGGGGCCCGTAGTCAATAG
- the LOC126369361 gene encoding uncharacterized protein LOC126369361 encodes MAPPTEKDFRKKIYILESRRDAYYARMQRIYDSRPSISKVESCDLFLSQCETIDDIRKEFMATINDINSLNMELDPEFIPDFNSWSGFEDIYCAIRHTKNVLNRNVKQDEQPRSCYAKLPPIEIPDFNGNPAQWSLFYETFKSTVHSNMSLSKSEKLYYLLGRLKGPAQLVFSGISPTADNYECIWNALVTKYQDKRFLANVFLDNIFDSKALPNPATASQLETFIDKFAASVAALKQLNIVGLSDYIFIYLALKRLDRDTAKAFEMFVRDTDIPTYDQFIDFMKGQVKIIQRTNNTATSSKVVQKDVVKPKMVSPPKITHTYISATSHNNSDSVCSLCNANHEHIYNCKAFLDMSPANRHTFIMENKYCTNCLSSKHKWTACKSTSSCRNCGYRHHTLIHLSKTAYVNEDRKLSRTPLVKPQVDKPQQVSSTPQDAESPHHADRHATTSCMPVSLPQRPQPHNHVSSPAPAHSVDVPITGSVSYLSADNPRANFNSQNPPLSTSVVLGTACVYVRDRYDNLVLCRCIIDPGSQNNFITASCCRKLGLNIEQLNRKTIIKGLGDHSSTARGKTHLTFHSRVNAEQSYSMDTLVLNTITEKLPTVPINISSCDYLKTIPLADDNFSSPSDIEILIGAKLFVDILLPDKIVGPPYCPSAFSTTLGYIVMGDAQVDTEPVSSVSYFATGESIHDDLEKFFKLEDLKDKPVLSHDDRECESFYQSTTLRDGSGRFTVGLPFKENPNLLGDSLKTARNRFLSLERKFQKNPHFKARYDEVIREYLDKGYLLEILEPKTNSEGFVLPHHGVLREDKSSSKLRIVLNASEKTSSGTSLNDILHTGPALQSDLFNILLNFRLFGTAVTADIRQMYLQILTREQDQPYQQIIYRFDPREPLRFFAFNRVCFGLRSSPFLAIRTIHELAHQEKERFPLAATLAFRDLYIDDIASSFATTDEAVTAAQQLIDMFSAGCFEMVKWSSNARDVLSAVPESHRLTDPVDLDKDESLKILGMQWFPASDLFKFTITPSDRVCTKRNMLSTIARLWDILGLVGPVIVTAKILIKELCSLKLDWDDTPPDYIVHAWDRFQLELPLLSNFNFPRHLNVFSHSDVVIVGFSDASEKAYGASVYLHVDNNGTRSTTLVCAKSKVTPSNHVVTMPRLELMAALLLAKLIRSVVDTYSTRCHIRNIYAFSDSTIALHWINSSPHRLQTFVANRVSKIIALLPAKHFCHIPGVTNPSDCLSRGLLPSQLINHSLWFTGPSWMSMDEKDWPITPFKPDASVDVPETKVISLTSTTAVDETPLLCQLAARCSSWTKLLRTTVYIYRFLHVLPRSDFISATDLNFAENKILSALQSAHFKDELKNITASKRCQKKIQKLSPFISHGLIRVGGRLKNSHLSFDQQHPILLPRKDHIVDLIVDHYHRKHCHAGPNLLYSLLRQQYWIITGRRTIRTRIDKCNFCFRTRPKPTFPIMSDLPSVRTQVVPKAFIHTGCDYAGPLSITLKRGRGIHSQKAYICLFVCMTTRAIHIELASDLSTATFIAAFKRFLSRRGPISVLHSDNGTNFVGAKSFCTELFNFITSDSYRRALVYELSDYKIEFKNIPPNSPHFGSWEPLIKTVKTHLFRVIGSQILTLEEMNTVLCQIENIVNSRPLCSTLSQDPSEPLAITPAHFLTLTPLKFLPAAPVDDKPLHLLDRYQLLDKLVQSFWDKWSLEYLNTLQSRQKWNFPVSNIKLGTVVLVIQDNKVPPLQWELGIVTDVHPGKDNVIRVATIKTSKGSFKRPIVRLCPLPTQ; translated from the coding sequence ATGGCGCCACCCACTGAGAAAGATTttcgcaaaaaaatatacattctcGAATCACGCCGCGATGCTTATTATGCACGTATGCAACGTATTTATGATAGCCGTCCTTCTATTTCAAAGGTAGAATCTTGTGATTTATTTCTTTCACAATGTGAAACAATTGACGACATCCGCAAGGAATTTATGGCCACCATTAACGACATAAATTCACTGAATATGGAGTTAGATCCCGAATTCATTCCTGATTTTAATTCATGGAGTGGTTTTGAAGACATTTATTGTGCTATTCGACATacaaaaaatgtattgaatcgtaATGTAAAACAAGACGAACAGCCTAGGTCGTGTTACGCGAAATTACCTCCCATCGAGATACCTGATTTCAATGGGAACCCCGCACAATGGAGTTTATTCTATGAAACCTTCAAATCCACTGTTCATTCCAACATGTCGCTATCGAAGTCTGAGAAGTTATATTACTTGTTGGGACGTTTGAAGGGACCCGCGCAGCTAGTATTTTCCGGCATAAGTCCCACCGCTGATAACTACGAATGCATTTGGAACGCATTAGTAACCAAATATCAAGACAAGCGTTTTTTAGCAAATGTATTTCTTGACAACATTTTTGATTCAAAGGCTTTGCCGAACCCCGCTACCGCGTCTCAGTTGGAAACGTTTATAGATAAGTTTGCCGCATCTGTCGCCGCgctaaaacaattaaatattgtAGGCCTGAgcgattatatttttatttatctcgcTTTGAAACGTTTGGACCGTGACACCGCAAAAGCATTTGAAATGTTTGTTCGTGACactgacatacctacttatgatCAGTTTATCGACTTCATGAAGGGCCAAGTTAAGATTATACAACGCACTAACAACACGGCTACTTCGTCGAAAGTTGTTCAAAAGGATGTTGTTAAACCAAAAATGGTTTCCCCTCCTAAAATTACGCATACTTACATTTCCGCGACTTCTCATAATAATTCTGACTCTGTATGTTCTTTGTGTAATGCAAATCACGAACACATTTACAACTGTAAAGCATTTCTTGACATGTCCCCCGCAAACAGACATACATTTAttatggaaaataaatattgtactaACTGTCTCAGTTCCAAACATAAATGGACCGCTTGTAAAAGCACGAGTTCTTGTCGCAATTGTGGCTATCGACATCACACTTTAATTCATTTATCTAAAACCGCTTATGTAAACGAGGATAGAAAGTTGTCCCGTACTCCTCTCGTAAAACCGCAGGTGGACAAACCGCAGCAAGTCTCATCAACGCCGCAAGACGCCGAGTCACCCCACCACGCTGATCGACATGCAACGACGTCGTGTATGCCGGTCTCTCTCCCGCAAAGACCTCAGCCGCATAACCATGTCTCTTCTCCCGCTCCCGCACACTCGGTGGACGTACCCATCACAGGCAGTGTTTCTTATCTGTCTGCTGATAATCCGCGCGCGAATTTTAACTCGCAGAACCCGCCACTTAGTACATCTGTTGTATTAGGTACCGCTTGTGTTTACGTCCGCGATCGTTATGATAATCTCGTCCTATGTCGTTGTATTATCGATCCGGGCTCGCAAAACAACTTCATTACCGCTTCTTGTTGTCGCAAATTAGGGTTAAACATTGAACAATTAAACCGCAAAACTATTATTAAAGGTTTAGGTGACCATTCGAGTACCGCTCGCGGAAAAACACATTTAACTTTTCATAGCCGCGTAAACGCTGAGCAAAGCTACTCGATGGACACTCTAGTCCTCAATACAATCACCGAAAAGTTGCCAACCGTCCCGATAAATATTTCATCGTGTgactatttaaaaacaataccgCTCGCTGATGATAACTTTTCTTCGCCCTCTGATATTGAGATTCTTATCGGTGCTAAACTGTTTGTTGACATTCTATTACCGGATAAAATAGTCGGACCGCCGTACTGTCCGTCCGCTTTTTCCACCACTCTCGGTTATATAGTGATGGGCGATGCTCAGGTTGATACGGAACCCGTAAGTTCTGTTTCTTACTTCGCTACCGGCGAATCTATACATGACGATCTGGAAAAGTTCTTCAAGTTAGAGGACTTAAAAGATAAACCCGTTTTATCTCATGACGATCGAGAGTGTGAGTCATTTTATCAATCGACAACCTTACGTGACGGCTCTGGACGTTTTACCGTAGGACTACCTTTTAAAGAGAACCCTAATTTACTAGGCGATTCATTAAAAACCGCACGCAATCGTTTTTTATCTCTTGAACGCAAGTTTCAAAAAAACCCGCATTTTAAAGCCAGATATGACGAGGTCATACGCGAGTACCTAGACAAGGGTTATTTACTAGAAATACTCGAACCCAAAACCAATAGTGAGGGTTTTGTTTTACCGCATCACGGGGTACTTCGCGAAGATAAATCGTCTTCAAAACTTCGCATTGTTTTGAACGCAAGTGAGAAAACCAGTTCCGGTACCTCACTCAATGACATTCTACATACTGGCCCCGCATTACAATCggatttgtttaatattttattgaattttagaCTGTTTGGTACCGCTGTAACCGCAGACATTCGTCAAatgtatttacaaatacttaccCGCGAGCAAGATCAACCTTATCAACAAATCATTTACCGTTTCGACCCCCGCGAACCTCTACGTTTCTTCGCTTTTAACCGCGTTTGTTTTGGACTCCGCTCGAGTCCTTTCTTAGCTATCCGCACCATTCATGAGCTCGCTCATCAAGAGAAAGAAAGGTTTCCTCTCGCAGCGACTCTCGCGTTCCGCGACTTATATATTGATGACATAGCTAGCTCGTTCGCTACAACGGACGAAGCAGTTACCGCCGCGCAACAGCTGATTGATATGTTCAGCGCCGGTTGTTTTGAAATGGTTAAATGGTCGAGTAATGCCCGCGACGTTTTATCCGCCGTTCCTGAATCGCACCGCTTAACAGACCCTGTCGATCTCGATAAGGATGAATCTTTGAAAATATTAGGAATGCAATGGTTTCCCGCGAGTGATTTATTCAAGTTCACGATCACTCCGTCCGATCGAGTTTGTACAAAACGCAATATGTTGTCCACTATCGCCCGCTTATGGGACATTTTAGGTCTTGTAGGACCGGTGATTGTTACCGCGAAAATTCTAATAAAGGAGTTGTGCTCGCTCAAGCTCGACTGGGACGACACTCCACCCGACTACATAGTCCACGCGTGGGATCGTTTCCAACTGGAGTTACCGCTTCTTTCTAATTTCAATTTCCCGCgacatttaaatgtattttcgcATAGTGATGTGGTTATTGTAGGATTTAGCGATGCAAGTGAGAAGGCGTACGGGGCTTCTGTTTATTTACATGTTGACAACAATGGTACTCGCTCCACCACCTTGGTGTGTGCGAAGTCAAAAGTGACCCCAAGTAATCATGTAGTCACCATGCCGCGACTTGAGCTGATGGCAGCGTTACTTCTCGCGAAACTTATCCGATCTGTTGTTGATACCTACTCAACCCGCTGTCATATTAGAAATATTTACGCGTTTTCGGATTCAACCATTGCCTTGCATTGGATTAATTCATCCCCGCACAGATTACAGACCTTTGTCGCGAATAGAGTGTCTAAAATCATCGCTTTGTTACCCGCGAAACACTTTTGTCATATACCGGGAGTGACAAATCCTAGTGATTGTTTATCTCGCGGCTTGTTGCCTTCGCAACTTATAAATCATTCGCTTTGGTTTACGGGCCCTTCTTGGATGTCAATGGACGAGAAGGACTGGCCCATAACACCGTTCAAGCCGGACGCTTCAGTCGACGTTCCTGAGACGAAAGTGATTTCTCTCACATCTACTACCGCGGTAGATGAAACTCCACTGCTGTGTCAACTCGCCGCCCGCTGTTCCTCTTGGACTAAACTTTTAAGAACGACTGTTTATATTTACCGCTTTTTACATGTTTTACCCCGCTCTGACTTTATTTCCGCAACGGATTTAAACTtcgctgaaaataaaattttatccgCTTTGCAATCCGCTCATTTTAAAGACGAACTTAAAAACATAACCGCTAGTAAACGCTGTCAAAAGAAAATTCAAAAGCTCAGTCCTTTCATTTCACACGGCCTTATCCGTGTCGGAGGCCGCTTGAAAAACTCGCACCTTTCTTTCGATCAACAACATCCCATTTTATTACCACGGAAAGATCACATAGTTGATCTAATTGTCGATCATTATCATCGCAAGCACTGTCACGCCGGCCCGAACTTGTTGTACAGTTTACTTAGACAGCAGTATTGGATTATCACCGGGCGCCGCACTATTCGTACACGGATAGACAAATGTAACTTTTGTTTCCGCACTCGTCCAAAACCCACGTTTCCTATTATGTCCGATTTACCATCTGTCCGCACTCAGGTGGTTCCGAAGGCTTTCATACATACAGGATGTGACTATGCCGGACCGCTAAGTATTACGCTAAAGCGTGGACGTGGTATACACAGTCAAAAAGCGTACATTTGTCTGTTTGTGTGCATGACCACCCGCGCGATTCATATAGAATTAGCATCCGATCTAAGTACCGCTACTTTTATCGCTGCATTCAAACGTTTTCTTTCCCGCCGTGGTCCCATTTCAGttttacattcggacaatgGTACCAATTTTGTTGGTGCAAAATCATTTTGTACCGAACTTTTTAACTTTATAACTTCAGATAGTTACCGCCGCGCTTTAGTTTACGAACTTTCCGATTATAAAatcgaatttaaaaatattccacCGAATTCACCGCACTTTGGTTCTTGGGAACCTCTAATTAAAACGGTTAAAACGCACCTGTTTAGGGTGATAGGATCACAAATCCTCACTCTAGAGGAAATGAACACTGTCTTGTGTCAAATAGAAAACATTGTTAACTCGCGCCCACTATGTAGTACATTGTCACAAGATCCAAGTGAACCGCTCGCTATAACTCCCGCGCATTTCTTAACACTAACCCCGCTTAAGTTTTTACCAGCGGCCCCAGTCGACGACAAGCCTTTGCATCTATTAGACAGATATCAGCTGTTAGACAAACTAGTTCAGTCTTTTTGGGACAAGTGGTCCCTAGAATATTTAAACACGCTTCAATCGCGACAGAAATGGAATTTTCCTGTTTCCAATATTAAACTTGGTACTGTCGTTCTTGTCATTCAAGACAACAAGGTTCCGCCTTTGCAGTGGGAGTTAGGCATTGTTACCGATGTACATCCTGGTAAAGATAATGTTATCAGGGTTGCTACAATTAAAACTTCTAAGGGTAGTTTCAAACGGCCGATTGTTAGGTTGTGCCCTTTACCCACACAgtag
- the LOC126369402 gene encoding tropomodulin-1 isoform X3, translating to MAETIEESYESAVTRKVVRTSLKIEEKSSTTKTTTMTTPAKLYGRELSSYDEVDVDELLAKLSQEELQALAKEVDPDDNFLPPSQRNNYDCEKDPTGPLNRKKLIEHINKQALETPDRPEVKPFVAGVIRGKKWIPPPPAQKLTEAEEQISIDLGDEYEQALTGASQEEIIDLAAILGFHSMMNQDQYHASLLNKGQPVGLGWDGITKATKQKVFPMDPPNDTDPDDTVKRVQDNDQKLTDLNWNNIKNISDEKFEKLFEALKTNTHLEVLCLVNVGLTDRSAALLATALEANSTLRVVNVETNFISPAGVVQLVKALLVMKTVEEFRASNQRSQVLGNKIEMEITSLVEQNPTLLRLGLHLEYSDARHRVASHLQRNIDRIRKDLTLRLKFRFFNNLPKGARSQ from the exons AAGTCGTCGACGACCAAAACGACGACGATGACGACGCCGGCCAAGTTGTACGGCCGGGAGCTGTCCTCCTACGATGAGGTGGATGTGGACGAACTGCTGGCCAAGCTGTCGCAGGAGGAACTACAAGCACTAGCCAAAGAAGTTGATCCAGAT GACAATTTCTTACCCCCGTCGCAACGTAACAACTATGACTGCGAGAAGGACCCCACAGGCCCCCTGAACCGCAAGAAGTTGATCGAGCACATCAATAAACAGGCCCTCGAGACCCCCGACCGGCCCGAGGTCAAACCCTTCGTGGCTGGTGTCATTAGAGGGAAGAAG TGGATCCCACCGCCGCCGGCGCAGAAGTTGACGGAGGCGGAGGAACAGATCAGTATCGACCTTGGCGATGAGTATGAGCAGGCGCTCACAGGGGCTTCGCAGGAGGAGATCATCGATCTAGCCG CTATCCTGGGCTTCCACTCGATGATGAACCAGGACCAGTACCACGCGTCGCTGCTCAACAAGGGGCAGCCCGTCGGCCTCGGCTGGGACGGCATCACTAAGGCCACCAAACAAAAG GTATTCCCAATGGACCCGCCCAACGACACGGACCCCGACGACACGGTGAAACGGGTACAGGACAACGACCAGAAACTCACTGATCTCAATTGGAATAATATTAag AACATAAGCGACGAAAAGTTCGAGAAGTTGTTCGAGGCGTTGAAAACCAACACGCACCTAGAAGTCCTGTGCCTAGTGAACGTGGGCCTCACAGACCGCAGTGCGGCGCTCCTGGCGACCGCACTCGAAGCCAACTCCACACTACGGGTGGTCAACGTTGAGACCAACTTCATCAGTCCAGCTGGGGTCGTGCAGCTGGTCAAGGCACTGCTCGTCATGAAGACTGTTGAAGAGTTCCGCGCTTCTAACCAG CGGTCACAAGTGCTGGGCAACAAGATCGAGATGGAGATCACGTCGTTGGTGGAGCAGAACCCGACGCTGCTGCGGCTCGGGCTGCACCTCGAGTACTCGGACGCGCGCCACCGCGTCGCCAGCCACCTGCAGCGGAACATCGACAGGA TACGGAAAGACCTGACTCTACGACTGAAGTTCAGGTTTTTTAACAACCTGCCAAAGGGGGCCCGTAGTCAATAG